The Agrococcus carbonis genome has a window encoding:
- a CDS encoding carboxylate-amine ligase: MTLSTPPAGAPRTLGVEEEVILLEPETLSPVDVADEVIAELTHLDTSMSFITHEYLRAQVEFSSPVLTDADAADRVVREFRRAMGQAAERRGLIAASVGTPPGPGRSGTAAGERYVRFDTELGAMRPDHQIQGLHVHVAIRSRDEGVAVMRALRPWLAPLIALSANSPRMAGVDTGFASWRTIVGRRFTTASVPPIFADATDYDRRVRALVGMGTTFDTASLAWMMRLAERWPTVELRVFDAQLTADETVALALLARALVETAAAGELPHAEAASHAELVDASVWHAARHGLEDGLVDPATGSQAPAWVVVERMLGAARPALVAAGDAERVDAYVEHVRAVGNGAHRQREALADGAAALGRLLRATFTA; the protein is encoded by the coding sequence ATGACGCTCAGCACGCCTCCCGCGGGGGCGCCGCGCACCCTCGGGGTCGAGGAGGAGGTCATCCTGCTCGAGCCCGAGACGCTCTCGCCGGTCGACGTCGCCGACGAGGTGATCGCCGAGCTCACGCACCTCGACACGTCGATGTCGTTCATCACGCACGAGTACCTGCGCGCGCAGGTCGAGTTCTCGTCGCCCGTGCTGACGGATGCGGATGCGGCCGACCGGGTCGTGCGCGAGTTCCGCCGGGCGATGGGCCAGGCCGCCGAGCGGCGCGGCCTCATCGCCGCGAGCGTCGGCACGCCGCCGGGGCCGGGCCGCTCGGGCACCGCCGCGGGCGAGCGCTACGTGCGCTTCGACACCGAGCTCGGCGCCATGCGGCCCGACCACCAGATCCAGGGGCTGCACGTGCACGTCGCGATCCGCTCGCGCGACGAGGGCGTCGCGGTGATGCGGGCGCTGCGGCCGTGGCTCGCGCCGCTCATCGCCCTCTCGGCGAACTCGCCCCGCATGGCGGGGGTCGACACGGGCTTCGCGAGCTGGCGCACGATCGTCGGGCGCCGGTTCACCACGGCCTCGGTGCCGCCGATCTTCGCCGACGCCACCGACTACGACCGTCGCGTCCGCGCGCTCGTGGGCATGGGCACGACGTTCGACACCGCGTCGCTCGCGTGGATGATGCGGCTCGCCGAGCGCTGGCCGACGGTCGAGCTGCGGGTCTTCGACGCGCAGCTCACCGCCGACGAGACGGTCGCGCTCGCGCTGCTCGCGCGCGCGCTCGTCGAGACGGCGGCGGCGGGCGAGCTGCCGCACGCAGAGGCGGCCTCGCACGCCGAGCTCGTCGACGCCTCGGTCTGGCACGCGGCGCGGCACGGGCTCGAGGACGGCCTCGTCGACCCCGCAACGGGCTCGCAGGCTCCCGCATGGGTCGTGGTCGAGCGGATGCTCGGGGCGGCCCGGCCGGCCCTCGTCGCCGCGGGCGATGCGGAGCGCGTCGACGCCTACGTCGAGCACGTGCGGGCGGTCGGCAACGGTGCGCACCGGCAGCGCGAGGCGCTCGCGGACGGCGCCGCGGCGCTCGGGCGCCTGCTGCGGGCGACCTTCACGGCGTAG
- the ku gene encoding non-homologous end joining protein Ku, translating to MRAIWKGSITFGLVNVPVKLYAATEEHDVELHQVHDADGGRIRYQRKCEVCGKKVEYAHIDRAYDDGEQTVVLTKEDFEALPAEKSREIEVLEFVPNEQIDPILFERSYYLEPDSKSPKAYVLLRRVLEETERTAIVQFSLRQRTRLASMRVRDGVLMVQTLRWADEVRAAEFDSLSSDITVGDREMQLARSIVSELEADFEPEQYVDEYQEQLRTLVEAKLEQGDALDTAATFGKAEDEGGEVIDLLEALQRSVEKKKADAAGTKSGSSKSGAKGRTKQAAADEDEAADADAKPKPAKKRATKKKSA from the coding sequence ATGCGAGCGATCTGGAAGGGCTCGATCACCTTCGGGCTGGTCAACGTGCCGGTGAAGCTGTACGCCGCGACCGAGGAGCACGACGTCGAGCTGCACCAGGTGCACGACGCCGACGGCGGCCGCATCCGCTACCAGCGCAAGTGCGAGGTGTGCGGCAAGAAGGTCGAGTACGCGCACATCGACCGGGCCTACGACGACGGCGAGCAGACGGTCGTGCTGACGAAGGAGGACTTCGAGGCGCTGCCGGCCGAGAAGAGCCGCGAGATCGAGGTGCTCGAGTTCGTGCCCAACGAGCAGATCGACCCGATCCTGTTCGAGCGCAGCTACTACCTCGAGCCCGACTCGAAGAGCCCGAAGGCCTACGTGCTGCTGCGGCGCGTGCTCGAGGAGACCGAGCGCACCGCCATCGTGCAGTTCTCCCTGCGCCAGCGCACGCGGCTCGCGTCGATGCGGGTGCGCGACGGCGTGCTCATGGTGCAGACGCTGCGCTGGGCCGACGAGGTGCGCGCCGCCGAGTTCGACAGCCTCAGCAGCGACATCACGGTCGGCGACCGCGAGATGCAGCTCGCCCGCTCGATCGTGTCCGAGCTCGAGGCCGACTTCGAGCCCGAGCAGTACGTCGACGAGTACCAGGAGCAGCTGCGCACGCTCGTCGAGGCGAAGCTCGAGCAGGGCGACGCGCTCGACACCGCCGCGACCTTCGGCAAGGCCGAGGACGAGGGCGGCGAGGTCATCGACCTGCTCGAGGCGCTGCAGCGCTCGGTCGAGAAGAAGAAGGCGGATGCGGCGGGCACGAAGTCCGGGTCCTCCAAGTCGGGTGCCAAGGGGCGCACGAAGCAGGCGGCCGCCGACGAGGACGAGGCTGCCGACGCGGACGCGAAGCCGAAGCCCGCCAAGAAGCGCGCGACGAAGAAGAAGTCCGCCTGA